Proteins found in one Pelmatolapia mariae isolate MD_Pm_ZW linkage group LG7, Pm_UMD_F_2, whole genome shotgun sequence genomic segment:
- the kcng4a gene encoding potassium voltage-gated channel subfamily G member 4a encodes MPIISNANHDFSNLSVSDDSSLDHIFTEIPETETIKGVYYQRAQFIRRPEDLLSIDHASLAVINVGGNRYTFPWSTLEQFPLTRLGRLCGCRSPEDIASICDDYDEARKEFFFDRSPSAFRVILNFLAAGKLRLLREMCILSLHDELTYWGVEMAYMERCCKRKMYTRIEEVHEKERRREERRQKNAMQRVTVEETQYRKVMNWLRDMVENPQSGLPGKIFACLSVIMVAVTVVSLCISTMPDLREEEDRGECSSKCYNMFIIETVCVAWFSLEFILRFIQAQSKLDFLRGPLNIIDAMAILPYYVSLVVTEKDPELEHERPGGGKGYLDKLGLVLRILRALRILYVMRLARHSLGLQTLGLTVRRSTREFGLLLLFLCVAVTLFSPLVHLAESELTGTHDFTSIPASYWWAIISMTTVGYGDMVPRSIPGQVVALSSILSGILIMAFPATSIFHMFSRSYQELKMEHDRLFKEECVAAAAAAAASGEPQEMGGDGGGENSAPPKMHLDKDNVHSLESLALLGKGGEAAGNNNHSLPAAAF; translated from the exons ATGCCCATCATCAGCAATGCCAACCATGACTTCAGCAATCTGTCCGTCAGTGATGACAGCAGTCTCGACCACATATTCACTGAGATCCCAGAGACTGAGACTATCAAG GGTGTGTACTACCAAAGAGCTCAGTTCATCCGTCGGCCAGAGGACCTCTTGTCCATCGACCATGCTTCCTTGGCAGTGATCAATGTCGGGGGAAACCGCTACACCTTCCCCTGGAGCACACTAGAGCAATTTCCCCTCACACGACTTGGCCGCCTCTGTGGCTGCAGGTCACCCGAGGACATCGCCAGCATCTGTGACGACTACGATGAAGCCCGCAAGGAGTTCTTCTTCGACCGCTCACCATCCGCCTTTAGGGTTATCCTCAACTTCTTGGCTGCAGGGAAACTCCGACTGCTACGAGAGATGTGCATCCTCTCCCTGCACGATGAGCTGACCTACTGGGGCGTGGAGATGGCGTACATGGAGCGCTGCTGCAAGAGGAAGATGTACACACGCATTGAGGAAGTGCACGAGAAAGAGAGGCGTCGGGAGGAGCGCAGGCAGAAAAACGCCATGCAGCGGGTGACGGTGGAGGAAACACAATACAGAAAAGTGATGAACTGGCTAAGAGATATGGTAGAAAACCCACAGTCAGGCTTACCAGGGAAGATCTTTGCCTGCCTGTCGGTGATCATGGTTGCCGTGACTGTTGTCAGTTTATGTATCAGCACGATGCCAGACCtcagagaggaagaggacagg GGCGAGTGTTCATCTAAGTGCTACAACATGTTCATCATAGAGACGGTGTGTGTGGCCTGGTTCTCCCTGGAGTTCATCTTGCGGTTCATTCAAGCTCAGAGCAAGCTGGACTTTCTCCGCGGGCCGCTCAACATCATCGACGCTATGGCCATCCTGCCCTACTACGTTTCCTTGGTGGTGACAGAGAAAGACCCAGAGCTGGAACACGAGAGGCCGGGAGGAGGTAAGGGCTACCTGGACAAGCTAGGCCTGGTTTTGAGGATCCTGCGAGCACTGAGAATTCTCTACGTGATGAGGCTGGCTCGCCACTCTCTCGGCCTGCAGACACTGGGGCTGACGGTGCGACGCAGCACCCGGGAGTTTGGCCTTCTGTTGCTTTTTCTCTGCGTTGCTGTCACCCTCTTCTCCCCGCTGGTGCACTTGGCTGAGAGCGAGCTCACAGGTACCCACGACTTCACCAGCATTCCCGCCTCCTACTGGTGGGCCATTATCTCCATGACGACAGTGGGATATGGCGATATGGTGCCGAGATCCATTCCGGGACAGGTGGTCGCACTGAGCAGCATCCTCAGTGGCATCCTCATCATGGCCTTCCCTGCTACTTCCATCTTCCACATGTTCTCCCGCTCCTACCAAGAGCTCAAGATGGAACATGACCGATTGTTCAAAGAGGAGTGCGTGGCTGCCGCTGCAGCTGCCGCTGCCAGTGGGGAGCCACAGGAGATGGGAGGTGATGGAGGCGGTGAGAACTCGGCTCCACCTAAAATGCATCTAGACAAGGATAATGTGCACTCGCTGGAATCCCTGGCTCTGTTAGGGAAAGGTGGCGAAGCTGCTGGAAATAATAATCACAGCCTTCCGGCAGCAGCTTTCTGA